A single genomic interval of Armatimonadota bacterium harbors:
- a CDS encoding S-layer homology domain-containing protein yields MRKLMLCAVVSLLVVPCFAQTNPAETVPFDHWAYDAVQTLVDEGIIIGYPDGSFRGDRAMTRYEFAAAIARMLEAIPEGKQGPAGPAGPPGPPGPRGPQGPAGNVGPAGPAGPAGPPGVAGPAGPAGPAGPAGPAGGGVGTAQVGPKGDKGDPGPMGPKGDVGPAGPAGPMGPPGPRGERGPVGPTGPKGDPGPAGPAGPAGPAGPAGPAGPAGPVGPAGPAGPQGPAGPAGPAGPQGPKGDPPTPDEVRAICKQLIDEFADELKDIRDDLDYLEDDVYDLSDRVAWLEEHAKGPKVFGFIDYRIGWAGDEVVSANYQFDNLTAKVGVEGQVTNDLMGRIALKVRNTSDMGRAWYGAGQSVAPSANEMGAVDGYSAETIWLDEACLMFPTKKLLAADWVWGRQFVNYGLGLLVNNSRQSQDGVRAKFDNVWNTNLDFDLFVGAAEYDWANGYDTSDGYLAAMVSYEKPSWKIAGEYLDDGYGFESGWAIDFWTKFWGRELYAQYAQLTDSRLGVDMTNLNFSTPEAVMAMVDVWKGKNWNLRGYYSSVDAGYDVWYSTINPYYEDYRGMFVAQNTNGGNAISWERWLRNPIAITNVEAIGGQLQFNLANLPFEIAYYSLDSKSNYWAMSPLSALDYDELFSIRTSKKVADGVEIGLTYAIQGAAASGAGMADQDLLAAEVRVGF; encoded by the coding sequence ATGAGAAAGCTCATGCTGTGTGCTGTGGTTTCCCTGCTCGTGGTTCCCTGCTTCGCGCAGACGAACCCGGCGGAGACCGTGCCGTTCGATCACTGGGCGTACGACGCCGTGCAGACCCTCGTCGACGAAGGGATCATCATCGGGTATCCCGATGGCTCCTTCCGCGGCGACCGCGCCATGACCCGCTACGAGTTCGCAGCGGCCATCGCGCGCATGCTCGAAGCCATCCCCGAGGGCAAGCAGGGCCCCGCTGGTCCCGCCGGCCCTCCCGGCCCTCCCGGCCCCCGCGGTCCCCAGGGCCCGGCTGGTAACGTTGGTCCCGCCGGCCCCGCTGGTCCCGCTGGACCTCCCGGAGTTGCTGGTCCCGCTGGTCCTGCCGGTCCTGCCGGTCCCGCCGGCCCCGCCGGTGGCGGCGTGGGCACTGCCCAGGTCGGCCCCAAGGGCGACAAGGGCGACCCTGGCCCGATGGGTCCCAAGGGCGACGTAGGCCCCGCCGGCCCTGCCGGCCCGATGGGCCCTCCCGGACCTCGCGGTGAGCGCGGTCCTGTCGGTCCCACCGGTCCCAAGGGTGACCCCGGTCCTGCCGGTCCTGCCGGTCCTGCCGGTCCCGCCGGCCCCGCTGGTCCCGCCGGTCCTGCTGGTCCTGTCGGTCCTGCCGGCCCCGCCGGTCCGCAGGGTCCTGCCGGTCCCGCTGGTCCCGCTGGTCCGCAGGGTCCCAAGGGCGATCCCCCGACCCCGGATGAGGTCAGGGCGATCTGCAAGCAGCTGATCGATGAGTTCGCCGACGAACTCAAGGACATCCGCGACGACCTCGATTACCTCGAGGACGACGTGTATGACCTCAGCGACCGCGTTGCATGGCTCGAAGAGCATGCAAAGGGCCCGAAGGTCTTCGGGTTCATCGACTACCGCATCGGCTGGGCCGGTGACGAGGTTGTGTCCGCGAACTATCAGTTCGACAACCTCACCGCCAAGGTCGGCGTGGAAGGCCAGGTCACCAACGACCTTATGGGCCGCATTGCCCTCAAGGTCCGCAACACCAGTGACATGGGCCGCGCATGGTATGGCGCCGGACAGTCCGTTGCTCCGTCCGCCAACGAGATGGGCGCGGTCGACGGCTACAGCGCCGAGACCATCTGGCTCGACGAAGCCTGCCTGATGTTCCCGACCAAGAAGCTGCTTGCTGCTGACTGGGTCTGGGGCCGCCAGTTCGTCAACTACGGCCTTGGCCTCCTGGTCAACAACAGCCGCCAGTCCCAGGATGGTGTCCGCGCCAAGTTCGACAACGTGTGGAACACCAACCTCGACTTCGACCTGTTCGTGGGCGCGGCCGAGTACGACTGGGCCAACGGCTATGACACCAGCGATGGCTACCTCGCAGCGATGGTCAGCTACGAGAAGCCGAGTTGGAAGATCGCCGGCGAGTACCTCGATGACGGCTACGGCTTCGAGTCCGGTTGGGCCATTGACTTCTGGACCAAGTTCTGGGGCCGCGAGCTGTATGCGCAGTACGCCCAGCTCACCGACTCCCGCCTCGGCGTGGACATGACCAACCTCAACTTCAGCACTCCTGAGGCGGTCATGGCCATGGTCGATGTGTGGAAGGGCAAGAACTGGAACCTGCGCGGGTACTACTCCAGCGTGGATGCGGGCTACGATGTGTGGTACAGCACCATCAACCCGTACTACGAGGACTACCGCGGCATGTTCGTTGCGCAGAACACCAATGGCGGCAACGCCATTTCGTGGGAGCGCTGGCTGCGGAACCCGATCGCGATCACCAACGTAGAGGCCATCGGCGGGCAGCTGCAGTTCAACCTGGCGAACCTGCCCTTCGAGATCGCCTACTACAGCCTCGACAGCAAGAGCAACTACTGGGCCATGTCGCCGCTGTCGGCTCTTGATTACGACGAGCTGTTCTCCATCCGCACCAGCAAGAAGGTTGCGGACGGCGTCGAGATCGGGCTGACCTACGCGATTCAGGGCGCTGCCGCATCCGGCGCCGGAATGGCAGATCAGGACTTGCTCGCAGCCGAGGTGCGCGTGGGCTTCTAA